In Streptococcus respiraculi, one DNA window encodes the following:
- a CDS encoding isoprenyl transferase: MFRFPFKKKETIETAIQVPKHIAVIMDGNGRWAKKRMQPRIMGHKAGMDALQNITKAASDMGVKVLTVYAFSTENWTRPEKEVKFIMNLPVEFYDKYVPDLHANNVKIQMIGEHSRLPEATKKAMENAMEKTKHNTGLILNFALNYGGRDELTRATKEIAQAVLNSEFNPGDIDEKLIASYLYTNKLPASLRDPDLVIRTSGELRLSNFLPWQTAYSELYFTDTAWPDFDEKALHDAIKEYNRRHRRFGGI; encoded by the coding sequence ATGTTCCGCTTTCCATTTAAGAAAAAAGAAACAATAGAAACCGCAATTCAAGTGCCCAAGCACATTGCCGTGATTATGGACGGGAATGGTCGCTGGGCAAAAAAACGCATGCAGCCACGGATTATGGGCCATAAGGCAGGCATGGATGCACTACAAAACATTACCAAGGCAGCCTCTGATATGGGGGTCAAGGTGCTGACTGTCTATGCTTTTTCAACAGAAAATTGGACCCGACCTGAAAAAGAGGTTAAGTTTATTATGAACTTACCGGTTGAATTTTATGACAAATATGTGCCTGATTTGCATGCCAACAATGTTAAAATTCAGATGATTGGTGAACACTCACGCCTACCAGAAGCAACCAAAAAAGCGATGGAAAATGCCATGGAAAAGACCAAGCACAATACGGGCTTGATTTTGAACTTTGCCCTGAATTATGGAGGACGTGATGAACTGACGCGGGCAACGAAAGAAATCGCCCAAGCTGTCTTAAATTCGGAGTTCAATCCGGGAGACATTGATGAGAAGCTGATTGCTAGCTATCTCTACACGAACAAATTGCCCGCTAGCCTACGCGACCCAGACTTGGTTATCAGGACTAGTGGAGAATTGCGTTTGAGTAATTTTTTACCCTGGCAAACCGCTTACAGCGAGCTTTATTTTACAGATACTGCCTGGCCAGATTTTGATGAAAAAGCGCTACATGACGCGATAAAAGAATACAATAGACGCCATAGACGTTTCGGTGGCATCTAA